The following coding sequences lie in one Polyodon spathula isolate WHYD16114869_AA chromosome 15, ASM1765450v1, whole genome shotgun sequence genomic window:
- the LOC121328106 gene encoding gap junction beta-2 protein-like produces the protein MNWGQLYSLLGGVNKHSTSLGKVWLSVIFIFRIMILIVAVESVWGDEQSDFTCNTLQPGCKNVCYDHYFPISHIRLWSLQLIFVSTPALLVAMHVAHSIKEEKKDLIRTMGDKADVDIEMLKKRKFHIVGPLWWTYAISLFFRLLFEAAFMYVFYYLYNGFHMPRLVKCDAWPCPNTVDCFISRPTEKTVFTIFMIAASSLCMVLNVAELSYLIIKALLGCCRKQNYHSSHVSKSKERHQNKRNEILLLESSKASAP, from the coding sequence ATGAACTGGGGCCAGCTGTATTCTCTGTTAGGAGGCGTGAACAAGCACTCCACCAGCCTTGGGAAGGTCTGGCTGTCCGTCATCTTCATTTTCCGCATTATGATCCTCATCGTGGCAGTCGAGAGCGTCTGGGGAGACGAGCAATCAGACTTCACCTGCAACACCCTGCAGCCCGGCTGCAAGAATGTCTGCTACGATCACTACTTCCCTATCTCCCACATCAGGCTCTGGAGCCTGCAGCTCATTTTCGTTTCCACTCCTGCTCTCCTGGTAGCCATGCACGTGGCTCACAGCATAAAAGAGGAAAAGAAGGATCTCATTAGAACTATGGGTGACAAAGCAGATGTGGACATAGAAATGCTTAAGAAGAGGAAGTTCCATATTGTGGGGCCGCTGTGGTGGACCTACGCCATTAGTCTGTTTTTCAGGTTGCTATTTGAAGCTGCCTTCATGTACgttttttattatctttacaaTGGCTTCCATATGCCACGCCTGGTGAAATGTGACGCCTGGCCCTGCCCAAACACAgttgattgttttatttctcgACCCACCGAGAAGACCGTGTTCACCATTTTCATGATTGCTGCCTCGTCCCTGTGCATGGTACTCAATGTGGCTGAGCTGTCCTACCTGATCATTAAGGCTTTGCTGGGGtgttgcagaaaacaaaactatcACTCTAGTCACGTTTCCAAAAGTAAGGAACGCCACCAAAATAAAAGGAATGAAATCCTGCTACTGGAATCCAGCAAGGCTAGTGCTCCATAG
- the LOC121328000 gene encoding gap junction alpha-3 protein-like has protein sequence MGDWSFLGRLLENAQEHSTVIGKVWLTVLFVFRILVLGAAAEEVWGDEQSDFTCNTQQPGCENVCYDKTFPISHIRFWVLQIIFVSTPTLIYLGHVVHIVRMEEKRKEKEEELRKSSRHEEEKELFKNSDGGEKEKPPIRDEHGKVRIRGTLLRTYVFNIIFKTLFEVGFIVGQYFLYGFHLKPLYKCDRWPCPNTVDCYISRPTEKTIFIIFMLVVACISLLLNLFEIYHLGWKKLKQGMIKEYSPSHVPPCNKTEPEPMIPTPRTAPPSLSYPLYYTDTTAGGHHACPAAPLEEFKMSPLSKDQHLSTPFYINSNHNLNTEQNWANLVTEQQTHERKPTSSSASTTSSVRNGLSSEDTLASSRSLSAGKREQEEGHVTTIVEMHEPLAVTDTRRLSRVSKFSSGRARSDDLAI, from the coding sequence ATGGGTGATTGGAGCTTCTTGGGGAGACTTTTGGAAAATGCACAAGAACATTCCACGGTGATAGGCAAGGTCTGGCTGACAGTGCTCTTTGTCTTCAGGATCTTAGTGCTGGGAGCAGCCGCCGAAGAAGTCTGGGGAGACGAACAGTCTGATTTCACATGCAACACCCAGCAGCCTGGTTGTGAAAACGTCTGCTATGACAAGACCTTCCCAATCTCCCACATCCGCTTCTGGGTGCTTCAGATCATCTTTGTGTCGACGCCCACTCTCATCTACCTGGGGCACGTCGTGCACATCGTGCGGATGGAGGAGAAGAGGAAAGAGAAGGAGGAAGAGCTGCGGAAGTCTAGCAGACATGAAGAGGAGAAGGAGCTCTTCAAGAACAGCGACGGGGGGGAAAAGGAGAAACCACCTATCAGAGATGAACATGGCAAAGTCCGAATCAGGGGAACTCTCCTGCGCACCTACGTTTTCAACATCATTTTCAAGACCTTGTTTGAAGTTGGATTTATTGTAGGTCAATATTTTCTTTATGGTTTTCACCTGAAGCCCCTATACAAGTGTGACAGGTGGCCGTGCCCAAACACAGTGGACTGCTATATCTCTCGACCCACAGAAAAGACCATTTTCATCATATTTATGCTTGTGGTTGCCTGCATATCTCTTTTGCTGAATTTGTTTGAGATTTATCACCTAGGATGGAAGAAGCTCAAACAGGGAATGATCAAGGAGTACTCCCCTAGTCATGTACCGCCATGCAACAAAACAGAGCCTGAACCCATGATCCCCACCCCTAGAACTGCCCCACCCAGTCTTAGCTACCCACTTTATTACACAGACACCACTGCGGGGGGTCACCATGCTTGCCCCGCAGCTCCCCTGGAAGAGTTCAAGATGTCACCTCTTTCTAAGGATCAGCACCTATCCACTCCCTTTTACATCAACAGCAACCATAACCTGAACACTGAGCAGAACTGGGCAAACCTCGTCACAGAGCAGCAGACTCATGAGAGGAAACCCACCTCCTCTTCTGCCTCCACCACTAGCAGCGTCCGCAATGGGCTCAGCAGCGAGGACACACTGGCCAGCAGCAGGAGCTTGAGCGCTGGGAAAAGAGAGCAGGAAGAGGGGCATGTGACCACTATAGTAGAAATGCATGAGCCCCTTGCTGTCACTGATACGCGACGATTGAGCAGAGTAAGTAAGTTTAGCAGCGGTAGAGCAAGATCGGATGACCTAGCGATCTAG